In Coriobacteriia bacterium, one genomic interval encodes:
- a CDS encoding DMT family transporter: MSPDTPCTRRETLLGLASVAFAGVMWGTIPLVLRAADGASVVKVFYRVVFAALAIFLWMLVTRRLGEVTGLSRRKLGQVALQGVILTVNWVLFLSALDLTNVATAELLGYTGPVFVAMLAPFVTGERFDARIILPLGLSLGGIVVILAPQGLNLGSGRATLGALLAFASALTYATLMLRSKNILRGISAPALMLIEYVVAGVILLPFAIVLTSRGQGPTHLTGYLALLSLGIVQTALTGAIFLTGLRRTRTDHAAVLTYTEPVCAVLFAAAFLAEPLGVWSVVGDAMVIIGGLTIAQMKPTPSAIEPVPLEAAGVEGDAGEEARTDTKS, encoded by the coding sequence ATGTCTCCCGACACCCCCTGCACCCGCCGAGAAACCCTCCTCGGCCTCGCATCCGTCGCCTTCGCCGGCGTCATGTGGGGCACGATCCCGCTCGTACTTCGAGCGGCCGACGGCGCCTCGGTCGTCAAGGTCTTCTACCGAGTTGTCTTCGCTGCGCTGGCGATCTTCCTCTGGATGCTGGTCACTCGCCGCCTCGGCGAAGTCACCGGCCTCAGCCGCCGCAAACTCGGGCAGGTCGCGCTCCAGGGCGTGATCCTCACCGTGAACTGGGTGCTGTTCCTCTCGGCGCTGGACTTGACCAACGTCGCGACGGCGGAACTGCTCGGCTACACGGGGCCGGTATTCGTGGCGATGCTGGCGCCGTTCGTGACCGGCGAGCGCTTCGATGCGCGGATCATCCTGCCGCTCGGGTTGTCGCTGGGCGGCATCGTGGTCATCCTGGCGCCGCAGGGACTGAACCTGGGAAGCGGTCGGGCGACGCTCGGCGCGCTTCTGGCATTTGCCTCGGCGCTGACGTACGCCACGCTGATGCTGCGCAGCAAGAATATCCTCCGCGGCATCTCGGCCCCGGCGCTTATGCTGATCGAATACGTAGTCGCGGGCGTGATTCTGCTGCCGTTCGCGATCGTGCTTACCAGCCGCGGCCAGGGGCCCACGCATCTCACCGGATACCTGGCACTCCTGTCGCTCGGCATCGTCCAGACTGCGCTTACTGGCGCCATCTTCCTCACCGGCTTGCGGCGCACACGTACTGACCACGCGGCCGTCCTCACGTACACTGAACCGGTATGCGCGGTGCTGTTCGCCGCGGCGTTTCTCGCCGAGCCGCTCGGCGTGTGGTCTGTGGTCGGCGACGCGATGGTCATCATCGGCGGGCTGACGATCGCACAGATGAAGCCGACGCCAAGCGCGATCGAGCCGGTGCCTCTCGAGGCGGCGGGGGTCGAAGGCGACGCAGGAGAAGAAGCGCGCACGGACACTAAGTCCTGA
- a CDS encoding SufD family Fe-S cluster assembly protein translates to MTGAEGRLEEIRAAATAAIDKPAALGPDIDITRFTTVSEQDKVDSLASLDKQIRETVIMSGFVTDESERSASYFQRDRTAIYERVEKAFDDAIEIMGTEEALQLYGPELLEKYWWRAVDPGKDKYTALVALHQTEGYFIRVKAGRKVEKPIQACLLVSESNVSQNVHNVIILEDGAEANVITGCNITHNVKEGLHAGISEFYVGKGAKLTFTMVHNWAEDFTVRPRTGVIVEDDGVYINNYVLLKPVKSIQAFPVAKLVGERSTAIFNSIVYGLKDSIIDLGSEAQLIGEGSRSEAVARTVSMDRSTVYSRGRLIGRTNDCKAHLDCRGIVQSPESTQWAIPDLASVGAPGAELSHEAAISPIAAEEIYYLMTRGVPKDEAVSMITRGFVNIDIPGLPDVLRKQIDKALGETSKEAM, encoded by the coding sequence ATGACAGGCGCCGAAGGGCGTCTCGAAGAGATACGCGCGGCAGCCACGGCTGCGATCGACAAACCCGCCGCCCTTGGGCCGGACATCGACATAACCCGCTTCACGACCGTTTCCGAGCAGGACAAGGTTGATTCGCTCGCGTCGCTCGACAAGCAGATCCGAGAGACCGTGATCATGAGCGGCTTCGTCACCGATGAAAGTGAGCGCTCGGCTTCGTACTTCCAGCGCGACCGCACGGCGATCTACGAGCGCGTCGAGAAAGCGTTCGACGACGCCATCGAGATCATGGGCACCGAGGAGGCCCTGCAGCTCTACGGCCCCGAGCTGCTCGAGAAGTACTGGTGGCGCGCGGTCGACCCGGGCAAGGACAAGTACACGGCGCTCGTCGCGCTGCACCAGACGGAGGGCTACTTCATCCGGGTCAAGGCCGGCCGCAAGGTCGAGAAGCCGATTCAGGCGTGCCTGCTCGTCAGCGAGAGCAACGTCAGCCAGAACGTTCACAACGTGATCATCCTCGAGGATGGCGCCGAGGCCAACGTCATCACGGGCTGCAACATCACGCATAACGTGAAGGAGGGCCTGCACGCTGGCATCTCCGAGTTCTACGTGGGCAAGGGCGCCAAGCTCACCTTCACGATGGTGCACAACTGGGCCGAGGACTTCACCGTCCGCCCGCGCACCGGCGTGATCGTGGAAGACGATGGCGTCTACATCAACAACTACGTACTCCTGAAGCCTGTGAAGTCGATCCAAGCGTTCCCCGTTGCGAAGTTGGTGGGGGAGCGTTCGACCGCGATCTTCAACTCGATCGTCTATGGGCTGAAGGACTCGATCATCGACCTCGGCAGCGAGGCGCAGCTCATCGGCGAGGGGTCCCGCAGCGAGGCTGTGGCGCGCACCGTGTCGATGGATCGCTCGACCGTGTACTCACGCGGTCGACTCATCGGCCGGACCAACGACTGCAAGGCTCACTTGGACTGCCGAGGCATCGTCCAGTCGCCTGAGTCCACGCAGTGGGCGATCCCGGACCTCGCAAGCGTTGGCGCCCCCGGAGCCGAACTCTCGCACGAAGCCGCCATCTCGCCCATCGCCGCCGAGGAGATCTACTATCTGATGACGCGTGGTGTGCCCAAAGACGAGGCGGTCTCGATGATCACACGCGGGTTCGTCAACATCGACATCCCCGGGCTGCCCGACGTCCTGCGCAAGCAGATCGACAAGGCGCTGGGGGAGACTTCGAAGGAAGCGATGTAG
- a CDS encoding metallophosphoesterase family protein, whose product MRAGLISDTHGYLDPRVLQVFRAENVAAIIHAGDIGRADVLWELSTIAPVTAVLGNCDRAIPGWLLEGVARMRLAGVRVLAIHNLADLGSAPVDVDVVVYGHSHIPVVGRRDHVLAVNPGSATQRRRMPSTSVGILEVGDDGQVSARIVELGMP is encoded by the coding sequence ATACGCGCGGGGTTGATCTCGGACACGCACGGCTACCTCGACCCGCGAGTGCTGCAGGTGTTTCGCGCCGAGAACGTGGCCGCTATCATCCACGCCGGTGACATCGGGCGCGCCGACGTGCTCTGGGAGCTCTCGACCATCGCGCCGGTCACGGCGGTTCTCGGCAACTGCGACCGCGCAATCCCCGGCTGGCTGCTTGAGGGCGTTGCGCGCATGCGGCTTGCGGGAGTGAGGGTGCTGGCGATCCACAACCTTGCGGATCTCGGCTCGGCGCCCGTCGATGTCGATGTGGTGGTGTACGGACACTCGCACATCCCGGTGGTGGGTCGCCGCGACCATGTGCTTGCGGTGAACCCGGGATCGGCAACACAGCGCCGAAGGATGCCGAGCACCAGTGTGGGGATCCTCGAGGTGGGGGACGACGGGCAGGTCAGTGCACGGATCGTGGAGTTGGGAATGCCATGA
- a CDS encoding helix-turn-helix transcriptional regulator, translating into MTPSQTPDEVPVVPDSVGPKWWMPIRYLGLSFIMTWIWLTSSSTLLFPTAESPVALARLSYTVSLGVDVVVLLAVGLFFTRPISSSQRKILLIFSPLLVAVGTATIALVGASAGDSLSMVVLLGAAALTGVGNAPLLLMCGEFYGSIGTKRASIYIPAAFALAIALYFVVVNLRPVAAIIALAALPLCAAGVLALSLLRIPAAIPILRAHSTRVFPIPWRLSLAIGLYGAAFGLMQGLILPGSAAAFNSTYAWSLLGGGIAAVLITLGSILFSRDLDLGFTYRPVLPLLVVGFLLLPFLGGSRSYLAGAAVTAGYVCFDILVWIMLSDLANRSGISPLKVFGCGRGLAQGSMLIGMLLGYLFAGRIGVASEGLTWVAVGAVIALVLLTSIVLSARDVLGAWGLEEANALSAPDEDLLMLSYHEISERAALTRREREVMELLAKGRSLAYIEGKLVIAHGTAKTHVYRIYNKLGVHSRQELIDMVESSIEWHRNS; encoded by the coding sequence ATGACTCCGAGTCAAACACCAGACGAGGTGCCGGTGGTGCCGGACTCTGTCGGTCCCAAGTGGTGGATGCCGATCAGGTACCTTGGGCTCAGCTTCATCATGACCTGGATCTGGCTCACGTCCTCCAGCACGCTGCTCTTCCCGACAGCAGAGTCTCCGGTCGCATTGGCGCGGCTCTCCTATACGGTCTCGCTTGGTGTTGACGTGGTAGTCTTGCTTGCGGTCGGGCTCTTCTTCACGCGACCGATCTCGTCATCGCAGAGGAAGATCCTTCTGATCTTCTCTCCGTTGCTCGTCGCCGTGGGGACCGCCACGATTGCTCTCGTGGGAGCCTCCGCTGGTGACTCGCTGTCGATGGTTGTGCTTCTGGGCGCTGCGGCGTTGACCGGAGTCGGGAATGCTCCGCTTCTACTCATGTGCGGGGAGTTCTACGGTTCGATCGGGACCAAGAGGGCGAGTATCTACATTCCCGCTGCATTTGCGCTTGCGATCGCGCTCTACTTCGTTGTCGTGAATCTGCGCCCGGTAGCAGCGATCATTGCGTTGGCGGCATTGCCGTTGTGCGCCGCCGGAGTATTGGCTCTGAGTCTGCTTCGGATCCCGGCGGCCATTCCTATCCTGCGCGCTCACAGTACTCGGGTCTTTCCGATCCCCTGGAGGCTCTCGCTGGCCATCGGGCTCTACGGTGCGGCATTCGGGCTGATGCAGGGACTGATCCTGCCGGGATCCGCCGCCGCGTTCAACTCGACATACGCGTGGTCGCTTCTCGGGGGAGGTATCGCTGCCGTACTGATCACCTTGGGATCCATTCTCTTCTCGAGAGATCTCGATTTGGGCTTCACTTATCGGCCGGTGTTACCGTTGCTTGTCGTCGGCTTTCTTCTCCTGCCGTTTCTCGGCGGGTCGCGCAGTTACTTGGCCGGAGCCGCAGTCACCGCCGGCTATGTATGTTTTGACATTCTCGTATGGATCATGCTTTCCGACTTGGCCAACCGATCCGGGATATCCCCACTGAAGGTCTTCGGGTGCGGAAGGGGCTTGGCCCAAGGCAGCATGCTCATTGGCATGCTATTGGGCTACCTTTTCGCGGGTAGGATCGGAGTGGCGTCGGAAGGGTTGACCTGGGTCGCAGTCGGCGCTGTGATCGCGCTCGTGTTACTCACCTCCATAGTACTCAGCGCGAGAGATGTTCTCGGCGCCTGGGGTCTGGAGGAGGCAAACGCCCTGTCTGCGCCCGACGAGGATCTGCTGATGCTGAGCTACCATGAGATCTCAGAGCGCGCAGCATTGACCAGGCGAGAGCGCGAGGTCATGGAGCTGTTGGCCAAGGGGAGAAGCCTTGCCTACATCGAGGGCAAGCTCGTCATCGCCCACGGGACGGCCAAGACGCACGTCTACCGGATCTACAACAAGCTGGGAGTTCACTCCCGACAGGAATTGATCGATATGGTCGAGAGTAGCATCGAGTGGCATAGGAACTCATAG
- a CDS encoding FAD-dependent oxidoreductase, whose amino-acid sequence MSNIQINRRDFLKGTLAVGAITAVGALAGCASGKADASNTTSTATKHTWETAPNAITDIAKTENYDVVVVGGGMAGCAAAMSAAESGAKVVLVEKTKRLSFRGIDYAALASKTQQAAGIDLNSQKSEIVKEAERWAGGRGDERVLQVWADNCNEALDWVANLLVTYGKTTIAPMPREMQEIPHAKYFHYACDAFQIVPSPEQLQRGSEAAYEPPFAIAWADAYSAYAQKLGVTIKYSMTAAQLIKDKSGAIAGVVAQDASKTYTQLNAKSVILCTGGYGNDPEMMDAFIPSHADEMIGTLTPPSNTGDGIRMGAWVGGAIDPIPHCPMYFDEAIEGKTGNRPIPLTRQPWLYLNDDGERFENEDLPYAYVCRGMFQQKRNMQWTVWDSKWPTEGPKMGMVSCKDFRGALHDPAAIEAFIKDGTILSGNTLDELLGKMKGLNTQTAKATIAHYNELCAAGVDTDFGKRKECLNSITKAPFYAVHMGAQLLVTLGGLQINHNLNVIDKDGNPIPGLWAAGNCSGSFFFNDYPIVLAGLSHSRAVTFGRLAGKAAAATKA is encoded by the coding sequence ATGAGCAACATCCAGATCAACAGACGCGATTTCTTGAAAGGAACTCTCGCCGTTGGCGCCATTACTGCCGTTGGCGCACTGGCCGGCTGCGCTTCGGGCAAGGCGGATGCCAGCAATACGACGTCGACCGCGACCAAGCACACGTGGGAAACGGCTCCGAACGCCATCACCGACATTGCGAAGACCGAGAACTACGACGTCGTGGTCGTCGGTGGCGGCATGGCCGGCTGCGCTGCCGCCATGTCCGCAGCGGAGAGTGGCGCGAAGGTTGTCCTTGTCGAGAAGACCAAGAGGCTCAGTTTCCGCGGCATCGACTACGCCGCTCTGGCATCCAAGACCCAGCAGGCCGCAGGCATCGACCTCAACAGCCAGAAGAGCGAGATCGTGAAGGAAGCGGAGCGCTGGGCCGGTGGACGCGGCGACGAACGTGTCCTTCAAGTCTGGGCCGACAACTGCAACGAGGCGCTTGACTGGGTAGCGAACCTTCTCGTCACTTATGGGAAGACGACCATCGCGCCGATGCCCCGCGAAATGCAGGAGATACCGCACGCGAAGTACTTCCACTACGCGTGCGACGCGTTCCAGATCGTGCCCAGCCCCGAACAGCTCCAGAGGGGGTCTGAAGCCGCCTACGAGCCCCCGTTCGCGATCGCATGGGCCGACGCCTACAGCGCATATGCGCAGAAGCTTGGGGTCACGATCAAGTACTCAATGACAGCTGCACAGCTGATCAAGGATAAGAGCGGCGCGATCGCCGGTGTCGTGGCGCAAGATGCGAGCAAGACCTACACACAGTTGAATGCGAAGAGCGTGATCCTGTGCACCGGAGGATATGGCAACGATCCCGAGATGATGGACGCCTTCATCCCCAGCCATGCCGACGAGATGATAGGTACACTGACCCCGCCGAGCAACACCGGCGACGGAATCCGTATGGGCGCGTGGGTCGGCGGAGCGATCGACCCCATCCCCCACTGCCCGATGTACTTTGACGAGGCGATCGAGGGGAAGACGGGCAACCGTCCGATCCCCCTCACCAGACAGCCGTGGCTCTACCTCAACGATGATGGTGAGCGCTTCGAGAACGAGGATCTGCCTTATGCATATGTCTGCCGCGGTATGTTCCAGCAGAAGCGCAATATGCAGTGGACGGTCTGGGACAGCAAGTGGCCGACCGAGGGTCCCAAGATGGGAATGGTCTCATGCAAGGACTTCCGCGGAGCCCTGCACGACCCGGCAGCGATCGAGGCATTCATCAAGGATGGCACCATTCTTTCGGGCAACACGCTCGATGAACTGCTCGGCAAGATGAAGGGTCTCAACACCCAAACCGCCAAGGCGACCATTGCGCACTACAACGAGCTATGCGCGGCCGGCGTGGACACCGACTTCGGTAAGCGCAAGGAGTGCCTCAACTCAATCACGAAGGCCCCGTTCTATGCAGTACACATGGGCGCCCAACTGCTTGTGACTCTGGGTGGACTTCAGATCAACCACAACCTCAATGTGATTGACAAGGACGGCAATCCGATCCCCGGGCTGTGGGCCGCAGGCAACTGCTCGGGCAGCTTCTTCTTCAATGACTATCCGATCGTCCTGGCGGGCCTGAGCCATAGCCGCGCAGTGACCTTCGGACGCCTAGCCGGTAAGGCCGCGGCAGCCACCAAGGCATAG
- the hypD gene encoding hydrogenase formation protein HypD, with protein MDLSAFRDPTIAKNLIAAINATKTGPVKIMEVCGTHTVAIARNGLRAVMPERVTLLSGPGCPVCVTANEDIDTAIEFARQPGVIVTTFGDMMKVPGSYSSLSREKADGRDVRIVYSPLDAIALAQREPDKQVVFIGVGFETTTPLIAAAIIRAQEHGVGNFSVFSAHKTVPLALEAIVNDPEVHIDAFILPGHVSTIIGSAPYEFLAETYHIPSVITGFEPVDVLQGIYMLLKQLEEGRAEIEIAYQRGVSPEGNPTARALVDRVFGPTDAAWRGIGVIPGTGLKIRPEFAAFDAERRIPVTPPEPRAIKGCQCGEVLRGVILPYQCRLFAKGCTPEHPIGPCMVSSEGSCAAYYRYTDHDTANS; from the coding sequence ATGGATCTCTCGGCATTCCGCGATCCCACGATCGCCAAGAACCTCATCGCCGCGATCAACGCCACGAAGACCGGACCCGTCAAGATCATGGAGGTCTGCGGCACCCACACGGTAGCAATCGCCCGCAACGGCCTGCGCGCAGTCATGCCAGAGCGTGTGACGCTGCTCTCCGGTCCAGGCTGCCCGGTGTGCGTTACCGCGAACGAGGACATCGACACCGCCATCGAATTTGCTCGCCAACCGGGCGTCATCGTGACGACCTTCGGCGATATGATGAAGGTGCCCGGCAGCTACAGCTCGCTCTCGCGCGAGAAAGCTGACGGGCGTGATGTTCGCATCGTGTACTCCCCTCTTGACGCCATCGCGCTTGCCCAGCGCGAGCCGGACAAGCAGGTTGTCTTCATCGGCGTGGGCTTCGAAACCACCACCCCTCTCATCGCCGCGGCCATCATCCGCGCACAAGAGCACGGCGTGGGCAACTTCAGTGTCTTCTCAGCACACAAAACCGTGCCGCTCGCGCTCGAAGCGATCGTGAACGACCCTGAGGTGCACATCGACGCCTTCATTCTGCCGGGCCACGTCTCGACCATCATCGGTTCGGCTCCTTACGAATTCCTTGCCGAGACCTACCACATCCCCAGCGTCATCACCGGTTTCGAGCCCGTCGACGTGCTCCAGGGCATCTACATGCTCCTGAAGCAGCTCGAAGAGGGCCGCGCCGAGATCGAGATCGCATATCAGCGCGGCGTCTCGCCCGAAGGCAACCCGACCGCGCGCGCGCTCGTCGACCGCGTCTTCGGGCCCACGGACGCAGCGTGGCGCGGCATCGGCGTGATCCCCGGTACCGGCCTCAAGATCCGCCCCGAATTCGCGGCCTTCGACGCCGAGAGGCGCATCCCCGTGACCCCGCCGGAACCGCGGGCGATCAAAGGCTGTCAGTGCGGCGAGGTGTTGCGAGGCGTGATCCTGCCGTACCAGTGCCGCCTGTTCGCGAAGGGCTGCACACCCGAGCACCCGATCGGCCCGTGCATGGTGTCCTCGGAAGGCTCGTGCGCGGCCTACTACCGCTACACCGACCACGACACCGCAAACTCTTAG
- a CDS encoding HypC/HybG/HupF family hydrogenase formation chaperone, translated as MCLAIPAKILAFEDDKMASVDILGVTRKVSVDLVPDAVVGDYVLVHAGFAIQVVDEQYAEETLDLFREIPELCDENGMLREEA; from the coding sequence ATGTGTCTCGCCATTCCGGCCAAGATTCTCGCGTTCGAAGACGACAAGATGGCCTCCGTCGACATCCTAGGTGTCACACGGAAGGTCTCAGTCGACCTCGTTCCTGACGCGGTCGTCGGCGACTACGTGCTGGTACACGCCGGCTTCGCCATCCAGGTGGTCGACGAACAGTACGCCGAGGAAACCCTCGATCTCTTCAGGGAGATCCCGGAACTGTGCGACGAAAACGGCATGCTGCGCGAGGAAGCGTAG
- the hypE gene encoding hydrogenase expression/formation protein HypE: MQSDRILLAHGSGGTMMRDLIDEVFVTGFAEEALSRLDDAAVLAFPGSRIAMSTDTYVVHPIFFPGGDIGRLAICGTVNDVATSGAKPLYLTVGFILEEGFPIADLRRVLESMRDACREAGVHIVTGDTKVVERGHGDGIFINTAGVGVLAEGIDLSGSYCRPGDKVLVSGTLGDHGIAIVSIREGLEFSTDIQTDAAPLNTLIANVLAAAPDTRCFRDPTRGGLASTLNEFAAASGVSITISETAVPVRPQVRGASEMLGYDVFQVANEGKMVAIVPAEQAESALAAMKASPYGEDAAIIGEVGEGPAGRVYIDTSFGAKRIMDMLVGEQLPRIC, from the coding sequence ATGCAGTCTGATCGGATTCTTCTGGCCCATGGCTCGGGCGGCACGATGATGCGCGACCTGATCGACGAAGTCTTCGTCACCGGATTCGCCGAGGAAGCGCTCTCGCGCCTCGACGACGCGGCTGTGCTCGCGTTCCCCGGTAGCCGCATCGCCATGTCGACCGACACCTACGTCGTGCACCCGATCTTCTTCCCCGGCGGCGACATCGGCCGCCTCGCGATCTGCGGCACCGTGAACGACGTCGCCACCAGCGGCGCCAAGCCGCTCTACCTCACCGTCGGCTTCATCCTCGAAGAGGGCTTCCCCATCGCCGACCTGCGCCGCGTGCTCGAGTCAATGCGTGACGCCTGTCGCGAAGCCGGCGTGCACATCGTCACCGGCGACACGAAGGTTGTCGAGCGCGGCCACGGCGACGGCATCTTCATCAACACCGCCGGCGTCGGCGTCCTCGCCGAGGGCATCGATCTTTCCGGCTCCTACTGCCGCCCCGGCGACAAGGTGCTGGTCTCGGGCACGCTCGGCGACCACGGCATCGCGATCGTCTCGATCCGCGAGGGCCTCGAGTTCTCGACCGACATCCAGACCGACGCCGCCCCGCTCAACACCCTCATCGCCAACGTGCTCGCAGCCGCTCCCGATACGCGCTGCTTCCGCGACCCCACCCGTGGCGGCCTCGCCTCCACACTCAACGAGTTCGCAGCCGCATCCGGCGTCTCGATCACCATCAGCGAAACCGCGGTGCCCGTGCGTCCGCAGGTACGCGGCGCCTCCGAGATGCTCGGCTACGATGTCTTCCAGGTCGCAAACGAAGGCAAGATGGTTGCCATCGTCCCCGCCGAGCAGGCCGAATCAGCGCTCGCTGCGATGAAGGCGTCGCCGTACGGCGAGGACGCCGCCATTATCGGCGAGGTCGGCGAAGGGCCGGCAGGACGCGTCTACATCGACACGAGCTTTGGGGCCAAGCGGATCATGGACATGCTGGTCGGGGAGCAACTGCCGAGGATCTGCTAG
- a CDS encoding glucose-6-phosphate isomerase, protein MDALQHLIELDAVARLRTHDATLFGTDPKSLALTAGSLGWTTLAEEAPSLLPELSRLASELSEEGCTDVVLLGMGGSSLTALVLGEVLGASGKRTLHVLDTTAPLSVDRIIADLDPAKTLYLVASKSGGTIEPMSLYAIFRDEADNELGREAAGRRFLALTDPGTSLETLAREAGFRGVINTPPTVGGRFSALSAFGLAPAALVGIDVAELITRARAMEQACALLAEHNPAVALAAFIADAHAHSRDKLTIVTSPDLASFGLWVEQLVAESLGKEGIGVVPVVELSDDMPLGYGPDRAVVVVRLAGDSLLPSWRDLLADSAPVYDLALSDLHDVATQFVLWEHAVALTGALLGVNPLGQPDVASAKAATAAVLAGTLEAPTAQTVTPEGVALTFAGTLASPGAPGHTDTLATALGHAIAALQRNDYFALLAYLPEDVSLLAPLTAAVPRVSAALGVAITLELGPRYLHSTGQLHKGGPNSGVFVLLTTRDSADALVPGSPWGLRTLHRAQAEGDLMTLAAAGRRVLHVDLPDVGEDSVAGFAHALTDAAGVTWER, encoded by the coding sequence ATGGACGCTTTGCAGCACCTCATCGAGCTAGACGCCGTCGCGCGCCTGCGCACGCACGACGCCACCCTGTTCGGCACCGACCCGAAGTCTCTCGCGCTCACCGCCGGAAGCCTCGGCTGGACCACGCTGGCCGAGGAAGCGCCCTCCCTGCTGCCGGAGCTCTCCCGCCTCGCCTCCGAACTCTCCGAGGAGGGCTGCACCGACGTGGTGCTGCTCGGCATGGGGGGTTCGTCGCTGACGGCGCTCGTGCTGGGCGAGGTGCTCGGCGCGTCCGGCAAACGAACTCTGCACGTGCTCGACACCACCGCACCGCTCTCGGTCGACCGGATTATCGCCGACCTCGATCCCGCGAAGACGCTCTACCTCGTGGCCAGCAAGTCCGGCGGCACGATCGAGCCCATGTCGCTCTACGCCATCTTCCGCGACGAAGCCGACAACGAGCTGGGTCGCGAGGCCGCCGGCCGGCGCTTCCTCGCGCTGACCGACCCGGGGACGTCGCTGGAAACACTCGCGCGCGAAGCCGGCTTCCGCGGCGTCATCAACACGCCGCCGACGGTCGGCGGGCGGTTCTCGGCGCTCTCGGCCTTCGGCCTCGCCCCCGCCGCGCTCGTCGGCATCGACGTCGCCGAGCTCATCACCCGCGCCCGCGCGATGGAACAGGCCTGCGCCCTCCTCGCCGAGCACAACCCGGCAGTCGCCCTTGCCGCCTTCATCGCCGACGCGCACGCCCATAGCCGAGACAAGCTCACGATCGTGACCTCGCCCGATCTGGCGTCGTTCGGGCTGTGGGTCGAGCAGCTGGTCGCCGAGTCGCTCGGCAAGGAGGGGATCGGCGTCGTGCCGGTCGTCGAGCTGTCGGACGACATGCCTCTTGGGTATGGACCCGATCGGGCGGTCGTCGTCGTACGGCTCGCCGGAGATTCCCTGCTCCCCAGTTGGCGTGACCTGCTCGCCGATTCGGCCCCCGTGTACGACTTGGCATTGAGCGACCTCCACGACGTCGCCACGCAGTTCGTCCTGTGGGAGCATGCCGTAGCGCTGACAGGCGCGCTTCTCGGCGTCAACCCACTGGGGCAGCCCGACGTCGCCTCTGCGAAGGCGGCGACTGCGGCCGTGCTCGCAGGCACGCTGGAGGCACCCACGGCGCAGACGGTAACGCCCGAGGGCGTTGCGCTCACGTTCGCGGGGACGCTCGCCTCACCCGGCGCCCCTGGCCACACCGACACGCTCGCAACCGCGCTGGGGCACGCGATCGCCGCCCTGCAGCGCAACGACTACTTCGCGCTGCTCGCGTACCTTCCCGAGGACGTCTCGCTGCTGGCCCCGCTCACAGCCGCAGTGCCGCGAGTCTCGGCCGCACTCGGCGTCGCGATCACTTTGGAGCTGGGGCCACGCTACCTGCACTCGACCGGCCAGCTCCACAAGGGCGGCCCGAACTCCGGCGTCTTCGTGCTGTTGACCACGCGCGATTCCGCCGACGCGCTTGTTCCGGGAAGCCCTTGGGGCCTGCGCACCTTACACCGCGCTCAAGCCGAGGGCGACCTCATGACGCTCGCAGCCGCTGGACGGCGTGTGCTGCATGTGGACCTGCCGGACGTCGGTGAGGACTCCGTGGCAGGATTCGCTCACGCGCTCACGGACGCGGCTGGAGTGACCTGGGAGCGGTAA